In a single window of the Raphanus sativus cultivar WK10039 unplaced genomic scaffold, ASM80110v3 Scaffold0197, whole genome shotgun sequence genome:
- the LOC130501440 gene encoding uncharacterized protein LOC130501440, with protein sequence MPNYAMSCFKLPASLCKQIQSLLTRFWWDANPTKRKMCWVAWSTLTKLKYAGGLGFRDIANFNDALLAKIGWRLIREPNSLVAQVLLGKYAKNSTFLDCEAPSVASHGWRSILIGRDLIKKGISWVVWNGESIRYEGFIQKIITSSAPVAYALVWLPDITGEYTTKTGYGLACYSETGPTLLPTGFEWLKHIWNIPTSPKLKDFLWKVVKKAIPVSSNLASRGIQPFVCKRCGGIEDDLHVFVTCPFAAEVWQLSPLTWIPEAALPSMAHLLTLNTRMITLPPVGIYVPLWPWLLWNLWKFRNKLYFDDRSFTAQEVVNKAITDAREWQAAQIVEQRSSLTTSQVATSRSPLITPPPPSGPLCYVDAAWSSDTGTCGIGGIFKNTSPTLPEIKFSQHSISSALMAEAIAIRAAVMKAASSNLRSLTVLSDSKVLITMLKTKTSRPALFGILFDIFYFSSVLDSVSFLFIPRLQNLEADGVAKSALAMIVVNPSAEG encoded by the exons ATGCCCAACTATGCTATGTCTTGCTTCAAGCTCCCAGCATCTCTTTGTAAGCAAATTCAATCACTCCTCACTCGGTTCTGGTGGGATGCCAACCCAACGAAGAGAAAGATGTGCTGGGTTGCTTGGTCGACGCTTACGAAACTGAAATATGCTGGTGGACTGGGATTCCGTGATATAGCCAACTTTAATGATGCGCTCTTGGCTAAGATCGGCTGGAGACTGATAAGAGAGCCTAACTCCCTAGTGGCACAGGTGCTACTAGGAAAGTATGCAAAAAACTCAACATTCCTAGACTGCGAAGCCCCTTCAGTGGCGTCCCACGGTTGGCGTAGCATCCTCATCGGACGGGACCTGATCAAGAAAGGGATAAGCTGGGTCGTATGGAATGGAGAGAGCATACGG TATGAGGGCTTTATCCAGAAGATTATCACTAGCTCTGCTCCAGTAGCATACGCCCTCGTATGGCTCCCGGACATTACAGGCGAATACACAACAAAAACAGGTTATGGTTTGGCTTGCTATAGCGAAACTGGCCCGACCTTATTACCTACAGGCTTTGAATGGCTGAAACATATCTGGAACATCCCCACCTCCCCAAAGCTCAAAGACTTTCTATGGAAAGTAGTGAAGAAAGCAATTCCAGTTAGCTCGAACCTAGCTAGCCGTGGAATTCAACCATTTGTATGTAAAAGATGTGGAGGGATTGAAGATGATCTTCATGTCTTCGTGACATGCCCCTTTGCCGCCGAGGTGTGGCAGCTCTCTCCACTAACCTGGATACCGGAAGCTGCTCTCCCATCAATGGCTCACCTTCTAACCCTCAATACGAGGATGATCACTCTGCCCCCTGTGGGAATTTATGTGCCGCTATGGCCCTGGTTACTTTGGAATCTCTGGAAATTTCGTAACAAACTTTATTTTGATGACAGATCTTTCACAGCTCAAGAAGTGGTGAACAAAGCTATCACAGATGCAAGGGAGTGGCAAGCGGCTCAGATTGTCGAGCAACGATCGAGCCTCACCACATCACAGGTCGCTACCTCGAGATCACCTTTGatcacccccccccccccatcaGGCCCTCTCTGTTACGTCGACGCTGCCTGGAGCTCCGACACAGGTACCTGCGGGATTGGTGGTATCTTCAAGAACACATCCCCTACCCTGCCGGAAATCAAGTTCTCTCAACACTCTATCTCATCCGCGTTAATGGCCGAAGCCATCGCTATCCGTGCTGCAGTCATGAAAGCTGCATCGTCAAACCTTCGATCTCTCACGGTTCTCTCTGACTCGAAAGTCCTCATCACCATGCTGAAGACCAAGACCTCAAGACCAGCTCTGTTTGGGATATTGtttgatattttctattttagcTCTGTTCTTGACTCTGTTTCTTTTCTGTTTATTCCTCGGCTGCAAAACCTTGAGGCAGACGGAGTGGCCAAGTCGGCTCTTGCCATGATTGTTGTTAATCCCTCTGCTGAAGGGTAG
- the LOC130501441 gene encoding DNA polymerase epsilon subunit B-like, producing the protein MSMRKKIQKKFKIRGYSLKIDALNSILAFADQFPGDDEGEAIDLLLDHLQMENLNSRAVDAESVEGVIKLLLGANDAAEEPTSSVSSLAVIDAFLVPKHRYDSVTRQFIEHTSSLSVHGEASSKTELYRERFKLLLQRVSRDELFSRPAFDPEISQFHNCEISPIQSLVVQMGKKWVMGVISQLEDGHFYLEDLSASVEIDLTKAKITTGFFTENTIIMAEGEMKNGIFQVINCGFPPLEDRNKTLKAHSGYDFFGSGILTNEEKNRLAELERQAVNETFVILSDIWLDDEEVLGKLEKVLDGFESLEIVPSLFVFMGNFCSRPCNLSSGSYTSLRKQFGKLGRMIGNHPRLKESSRFLFIPGPDDAGPSSVLPRCGLPNYLTEELREVIPNAIFSSNPCRVKFYTQEIVFFRKDLLYQMRRSCLIPPSTEETDDPFKHLVYTITHQSHLCPLPLMVQPIIWNYDHSLRLYPTPHTIVLGDMSEQKVSKDRGITCFNPGSFSTNSTFVAYRPSTQEVGLSEL; encoded by the exons ATGAGTATGAGGAAGAAGATACAgaagaaattcaaaatcagAGGCTACAGCCTAAAGATCGACGCTCTCAACAGCATACTCGCCTTCGCCGACCAATTCCCCGGCGACGATGAAGGAGAAGCGATCGATCTCCTCCTCGACCACCTCCAGATGGAAAATC TTAATTCACGAGCAGTGGATGCGGAATCAGTTGAAGGAGTGATTAAACTCTTGTTAGGAGCTAATGATGCCGCGGAGGAACCTACCTCCAGTGTTTCTTCCTTGGCTGTCATCGACGCCTTTCTCGTCCCAAAGCATCGATACGATTCTGTTACGAGGCAGTTCATCGAGCATACGAGTAGTTTGTCTGTTCACGGTGAGGCTTCTTCGAAAACAGAATTATACAGGGAACGATTCAAGTTGCTGTTGCAGAGAGTTTCTCGCGATGAGCTTTTTTCTAGGCCAGCTTTTGATCCTGAGATTTCTCAGTTTCACAACTGTGAG ATATCTCCAATACAGTCTCTAGTTGTTCAAATGGGAAAGAAATGGGTGATGGGTGTGATCTCACAGCTGGAAGATGGACATTTCTACTTGGAAGACCTTTCTGCTTCTGTTGAGATTGATTTGACCAAAGCA AAGATAACCACCGGGTTTTTCACTGAGAATACTATAATTATGGCAGAAGGTGAAATGAAGAATGGTATATTTCAG GTTATTAACTGCGGATTTCCTCCTTTAGAAGACAGAAACAAAACTCTCAAGGCACATTCTGGGTACGACTTCTTCGGAAGTGGCATACTAACTAATGAAGAGAAG AATCGACTTGCAGAGTTAGAAAGGCAAGCAGTAAATGAAACATTTGTCATATTGTCTGACATATGGCTGGATGACGAAGAG GTTCTCGGGAAGCTAGAAAAGGTTCTTGATGGTTTTGAAAGTCTGGAGATTGTGCCTTCCTTGTTTGTTTTCATGGGAAACTTTTGTTCTCGCCCATGCAACTTATCCTCTGGTTCTTATACAAGCCTTAG GAAGCAGTTTGGTAAACTCGGAAGAATGATTGGAAACCATCCACGACTAAAAGAAAGTAGTCGGTTTTTATTCATTCCAGGTCCTGATGATGCAG GTCCCTCATCAGTCTTGCCAAGATGCGGTTTACCGAACTATCTAACCGAAGAGCTTCGAGAGGTTATTCCCAATGCGATATTTTCTAGCAATCCATGCAG AGTAAAGTTCTACACCCAGGAGATTGTGTTTTTCCGGAAAGACCTTCTGTACCAGATGCGCCGTTCATGCTTAATACCCCCTTCTACTGAAGAAACTGATGACCCATTTAAGCAT CTTGTCTACACAATAACTCACCAGAGCCACCTATGTCCTCTGCCTCTCATGGTGCAACCTATCATTTGGAACTACGATCACTCTCTTCGACTATACCCAACTCCTCATACG ATAGTATTAGGTGACATGAGTGAGCAAAAGGTTTCCAAAGATAGAGGAATAACATGTTTCAATCCAGGCTCCTTTTCAACTAATAGCACCTTCGTAGCTTATCGACCTTCCACTCAAGAAGTCGGACTCTCTGAGCTTTAA